A part of Marinomonas rhizomae genomic DNA contains:
- a CDS encoding GntR family transcriptional regulator, whose product MDISHSIKEDILKNQLPRGVPLRQANLSTRYGVSRIPIRDALQVLKSEGWLVLHGKAGVMIPDLNWKEAEDLYLMRAELECLLFERAFDHIGKGDLVEARHFLEELNKESLTLVYKGELNWLFHQVLYRSAERPTLQRVVEGLNKQAVRYLGFQYGPLGYRDTSQAQHEQLLSLIESKEKKAALIFLRQHIENAGILLTKYLKKLNL is encoded by the coding sequence ATGGACATTAGCCATAGTATCAAAGAAGACATTTTAAAAAATCAGCTGCCAAGAGGTGTTCCTTTACGACAAGCGAACCTGTCAACTCGATATGGTGTGAGCAGAATTCCTATTAGGGATGCATTGCAGGTTTTGAAGTCTGAAGGTTGGCTTGTTTTACATGGTAAAGCTGGGGTTATGATTCCTGATTTGAATTGGAAGGAAGCAGAAGATCTTTATTTGATGCGAGCTGAATTAGAATGTTTGTTGTTTGAAAGGGCATTTGATCACATCGGTAAAGGTGATCTAGTTGAGGCTAGGCACTTCTTAGAGGAGCTAAATAAAGAGAGTTTAACATTGGTCTATAAAGGCGAGCTTAATTGGTTATTCCATCAAGTTTTGTACAGATCAGCTGAACGACCAACGTTGCAACGGGTAGTGGAAGGTCTTAATAAACAGGCAGTACGCTATCTCGGCTTTCAGTATGGACCATTAGGCTATCGAGATACTAGTCAGGCTCAGCATGAGCAGCTACTTTCATTAATTGAGTCAAAAGAAAAGAAGGCTGCACTCATTTTTCTGAGGCAGCATATAGAAAATGCAGGAATATTGTTAACTAAGTATTTAAAAAAACTGAATTTATAA
- a CDS encoding benzoate/H(+) symporter BenE family transporter — translation MLRIVKDFSLSALVAGFVAVLIGFASSVAIVFQAAQAAGADSNIIVSWIMALGLGMGATCFFLSLWYRSPVITAWSTPGAALLATSLGTISYAEAIGVFVFAGILTLLTGVSGLFDKVMRLVPLPLACAMLAGVLFKFGLSIFDSMMSDVFLVGIMLMTYLVSKRLLPRYAVLFVLVAGVAFVLARSDGQLMSDVPFSLGAFVWVWPEWNIGALIGIGIPLYIVTMTSQNIPGVAVMRSSGYQTPVSPLISWTGFTSIMLAPLGGFAFNLAAITAAICSGEECHKDPKRRYIAGLSAGVFYWFAGLAGTSVVALFSIFPATMIAALAGIALLGTIGMNLKNAMADDSNREAALITFLVTVSGVSFGGIASAFWGILFGVICLLIGNIKFR, via the coding sequence GTGCTCAGAATAGTAAAAGATTTTAGTTTAAGTGCACTTGTTGCAGGATTTGTGGCCGTGCTTATAGGTTTTGCAAGCTCCGTTGCAATTGTATTTCAGGCCGCTCAAGCGGCTGGCGCTGATTCTAACATCATAGTGTCTTGGATTATGGCGTTAGGGCTTGGTATGGGGGCAACCTGCTTCTTCCTTTCTTTGTGGTACCGATCTCCTGTTATCACGGCTTGGTCTACGCCTGGCGCCGCATTGTTAGCGACGAGCCTAGGAACAATCAGTTATGCCGAGGCGATAGGTGTGTTCGTTTTTGCTGGCATACTCACTTTGCTAACCGGTGTTTCTGGGCTATTTGACAAAGTCATGCGTTTGGTTCCTTTACCCCTAGCTTGTGCCATGTTGGCTGGAGTACTTTTCAAGTTTGGGCTTTCTATTTTCGATTCTATGATGAGTGATGTTTTCCTTGTCGGAATAATGTTGATGACATATTTGGTGAGCAAACGGCTTTTACCTCGCTATGCTGTGTTGTTTGTCTTGGTTGCTGGTGTTGCATTTGTACTGGCTAGATCCGATGGCCAGTTAATGTCTGATGTTCCTTTCTCACTTGGCGCGTTTGTATGGGTTTGGCCTGAATGGAATATTGGTGCATTAATTGGTATTGGTATTCCGTTATATATTGTGACTATGACCTCTCAGAATATTCCAGGTGTAGCTGTGATGCGCAGTAGTGGCTACCAAACTCCTGTATCTCCACTCATTAGCTGGACAGGTTTTACTTCTATTATGTTGGCACCTTTAGGTGGCTTCGCTTTCAATTTAGCCGCGATTACGGCGGCTATTTGTTCTGGTGAAGAATGTCACAAAGACCCTAAGCGACGATATATAGCGGGATTATCTGCAGGCGTGTTTTATTGGTTTGCTGGTTTAGCTGGCACATCAGTAGTTGCTTTATTTTCGATTTTTCCTGCAACCATGATTGCGGCTTTAGCGGGTATTGCCTTACTAGGAACCATTGGTATGAATTTGAAAAATGCGATGGCGGATGATTCTAATCGAGAAGCGGCATTGATTACTTTTTTAGTAACAGTTTCTGGTGTGTCATTTGGTGGTATTGCGTCAGCTTTTTGGGGCATTTTGTTTGGTGTTATTTGTCTGTTGATAGGCAATATTAAGTTCAGATAA
- a CDS encoding ZIP family metal transporter codes for MAPLYSVIFLTLCAGLAMPLGALIANFERIKPQWLETELMHGITAFGGGALLSAIALVLVPEGISQFSPWSAAVLFLSGGVAFMWLDIWLSKQQTSMSQLVAMLADFIPESLALGAAFALGTINGVLLAGLIAMQNLPEGFNAFRELKASSPYRSRTIILLFVLLALCGPIAGVIAHLWLAEWPVIISAVMLFASGGILYAVFQDIAPRVALEKHWMPPMGAVMGFVLGLVGYMLVH; via the coding sequence ATGGCACCTTTGTATAGCGTTATATTTCTAACTTTATGTGCTGGCTTAGCAATGCCATTAGGGGCTTTGATTGCCAATTTTGAGCGTATAAAGCCTCAGTGGTTAGAAACAGAATTAATGCATGGCATTACGGCCTTTGGCGGCGGTGCTTTGTTGTCGGCGATTGCTTTGGTTCTTGTTCCAGAAGGTATTTCTCAATTTTCTCCCTGGTCTGCAGCGGTATTATTTTTATCCGGTGGCGTGGCGTTTATGTGGCTTGATATTTGGTTATCTAAACAGCAGACCTCTATGAGTCAATTAGTCGCTATGCTAGCAGATTTTATTCCTGAGTCTCTGGCGTTGGGTGCTGCGTTTGCTTTAGGTACTATTAACGGCGTGTTGCTTGCAGGGCTGATTGCTATGCAAAACCTTCCTGAAGGTTTTAATGCTTTTCGTGAATTAAAAGCGTCATCACCTTATCGTTCACGGACAATTATTTTGTTGTTTGTGTTGCTTGCTTTGTGCGGACCGATAGCGGGTGTTATTGCGCATCTTTGGTTAGCTGAATGGCCTGTTATTATATCTGCTGTGATGTTGTTCGCATCGGGCGGTATTTTATATGCTGTATTCCAAGACATTGCTCCGCGAGTTGCCTTAGAGAAGCATTGGATGCCACCAATGGGGGCCGTAATGGGTTTTGTACTTGGTTTGGTTGGTTATATGTTAGTACATTAG
- a CDS encoding ATP-binding protein codes for MTSILIMVIGLLFANHEVEELFDARLAQQARLLLTLSDNIEKLGSSKNTISPLLIDEANTDESVGHKYESKIFYQIWSGDKLKIASDSMMLSFQKEDASGYGDAMADQYQWRTFTLNQLSGNTKVIVAERADVRGEISDQIVFQTLFPEILAWPILAVLVWAAVGFGLEPLQQLAQRIQKIAPTKLEPIEMSYVPEELAPVKTALNGLLLEIDVLMEREKRWIADAAHELRTPLSILRVHAENAASAENDQERNQSLTQLTSGVDRSTRIVSQLLALARLEHQKKVTSEEVDVIAISRSMIADILPLAWKNNVEISLDVDDNLPWYCYVEPNHIEILLQNLMSNAIKFSPKGSTIQVIWTQTANLVELKVLDAGKGVSQEEKQRLSERFFRSGEVEGAGLGLSIVKNIVDKYQGSLSFEDAIHQGFLVRVIMPIRKI; via the coding sequence ATGACAAGTATTCTTATCATGGTGATTGGTTTGCTATTTGCCAATCATGAAGTCGAAGAGTTATTTGATGCCAGACTGGCCCAACAAGCCCGTTTATTATTGACGTTGTCTGACAATATTGAAAAGCTTGGTTCGAGTAAAAATACGATATCACCGTTATTAATTGATGAAGCAAATACTGATGAATCAGTTGGCCATAAATACGAAAGTAAAATTTTCTATCAGATTTGGAGTGGTGATAAATTAAAAATAGCCTCTGATTCAATGATGCTGTCTTTTCAAAAAGAAGATGCATCAGGTTATGGGGACGCAATGGCCGATCAGTATCAATGGCGTACTTTTACCTTGAACCAACTGTCTGGAAATACCAAGGTTATTGTTGCAGAACGTGCTGATGTAAGAGGAGAGATTTCAGATCAAATTGTTTTCCAAACGCTTTTTCCTGAAATATTAGCTTGGCCCATTTTGGCTGTTCTTGTTTGGGCAGCTGTAGGGTTTGGGCTTGAGCCACTTCAACAACTTGCTCAGCGAATTCAAAAGATAGCCCCAACCAAGTTAGAACCCATCGAGATGTCTTATGTACCAGAAGAGTTGGCACCTGTTAAAACCGCATTGAATGGCTTGCTTTTAGAAATTGATGTATTGATGGAAAGAGAAAAGCGTTGGATAGCCGATGCGGCTCATGAACTAAGGACGCCATTAAGCATTCTACGAGTTCATGCTGAAAATGCGGCGTCGGCTGAAAATGATCAAGAGCGTAATCAATCGTTAACTCAGCTCACATCTGGCGTTGATAGATCCACTCGAATTGTTTCTCAGTTACTTGCACTTGCGCGTTTAGAGCATCAGAAAAAAGTCACAAGTGAAGAGGTCGATGTAATTGCGATTAGCCGATCCATGATTGCGGATATCCTTCCATTAGCTTGGAAGAATAATGTAGAGATTAGCTTAGATGTCGATGATAACTTACCTTGGTATTGTTATGTAGAGCCTAATCACATTGAGATATTACTGCAAAATTTGATGAGTAATGCGATTAAGTTTTCGCCTAAAGGCTCAACTATTCAAGTAATTTGGACGCAGACGGCGAATTTAGTTGAATTAAAAGTCCTAGATGCAGGCAAGGGTGTTAGTCAAGAAGAAAAACAGAGACTCAGTGAGCGATTTTTTCGGTCTGGTGAAGTTGAAGGTGCTGGTCTTGGGCTGTCTATCGTTAAAAATATTGTCGATAAGTATCAGGGTTCACTTTCGTTTGAAGACGCCATTCATCAAGGCTTTCTAGTGCGCGTTATAATGCCAATTAGAAAGATATAA
- a CDS encoding response regulator, whose translation MRILIVEDDLSLADGLATALKREGYTVDLLHDGIHALEALANEVFDLVVLDLGLPRLDGLAVLKQLRSNDNGIPVLILTARDALEDRVSGLDLGADDYLVKPFDVTELKARARALLRRSYGRAISEIHYKGLTLFPASHKVTYQNKDISLTRREYSLLHELVSQPGHVFTRDVLQQLMYGWGDDVESNALEVHIHHLRKKLFPELVRTIRGIGYVVDQELG comes from the coding sequence TTGCGCATACTCATTGTAGAGGACGATCTTTCATTAGCGGATGGCCTTGCCACTGCTTTAAAGCGTGAAGGATACACGGTTGATCTACTTCATGATGGCATTCATGCATTGGAAGCATTGGCCAATGAAGTGTTCGATTTAGTTGTGCTGGATTTGGGCTTGCCAAGATTGGACGGTTTGGCTGTATTGAAGCAGCTGCGCTCAAATGATAATGGCATTCCTGTTTTGATTCTGACTGCTCGGGATGCCTTGGAAGACAGGGTGTCTGGTCTGGATTTAGGGGCGGATGACTATTTGGTGAAGCCTTTTGATGTGACAGAGCTTAAAGCCCGTGCTCGGGCATTACTGCGTCGAAGCTATGGTCGAGCAATCAGTGAAATTCATTACAAAGGTCTTACGTTGTTTCCTGCAAGTCATAAAGTAACTTATCAAAATAAAGACATCAGTTTAACTCGCCGAGAGTATTCTTTGCTGCACGAACTTGTTAGTCAGCCTGGTCATGTTTTTACTCGAGATGTACTTCAACAATTAATGTACGGCTGGGGGGATGATGTGGAAAGTAATGCGCTAGAGGTACATATCCATCATTTACGTAAAAAACTCTTCCCAGAACTAGTTCGCACCATACGAGGCATTGGCTATGTGGTCGATCAAGAATTGGGCTAA
- the dsbD gene encoding protein-disulfide reductase DsbD has translation MTSFMYYRQIRWVVAALIALLLAIPAFADSDFLKPSEAFKLQVDDIKKEIHWGIADGYYLYESRVKVSLAEDKAVSIPFHFLTRSEEKDDPNFGLVNVFHNEMAIAIDGDEKKPSDLKVTYQGCAAAGLCYPPQTKIVAFSGSSDKAVEIEQLSVSVPSKSINNTVQAPPKASTEGEAGQLVKLLLNGDRFWVLITFFVLGLGLTFTPCVLPMIPILAGIIAGQAGNITARKGFFLSLSYVLGMSFSYSIAGVLVGIFGAQLNLQALFQAPGVLISFSVLFVLLSLSMFGFYELQLPMFLRDRLDRLSQKSVGGPYLGVGIMGAISALIVSPCVSAPLAGALIYISTTGDAVLGGSVLFVMSLGMGVPLLLVGLGGGKYLPKAGMWMMQVKAAFGVILLGVAIALVSRIVSDTISVYLWALLCIVYAIHLSPFESGNNGWGKTRQGLALVLLIYGAAILTSGLAGKPSLDKPLGYFSSASNGVSAAEMKPLFDRMQNVVLVENAMQQAKANGKLVVLDMYADWCTACLEMEKDVFSSSDLKVYLNNIAFLQLDLTENTPAQQAFLSKYGVFGPPTLLFFSADGDLINARQGEMNLAQFDRVLQSTLANL, from the coding sequence ATGACTTCTTTCATGTATTATCGGCAAATTAGATGGGTAGTAGCTGCTTTAATTGCTTTGCTTTTGGCAATTCCAGCCTTTGCGGATAGCGATTTTTTGAAGCCGTCTGAGGCCTTTAAATTGCAGGTTGATGATATTAAAAAAGAGATCCATTGGGGAATTGCTGATGGGTATTATTTATATGAATCACGAGTAAAAGTGTCGTTGGCAGAGGATAAGGCTGTATCGATTCCTTTTCATTTCTTAACGAGATCTGAAGAAAAAGACGATCCAAATTTTGGTTTGGTTAATGTTTTTCATAATGAAATGGCGATTGCCATTGATGGCGATGAAAAAAAGCCTAGTGACCTGAAGGTGACGTATCAAGGTTGCGCTGCGGCAGGTTTGTGTTATCCACCACAAACTAAGATTGTGGCCTTTAGCGGCAGCAGTGATAAAGCCGTAGAGATCGAGCAATTATCGGTTTCTGTGCCTTCTAAATCCATCAATAATACAGTGCAAGCTCCCCCTAAAGCATCCACTGAAGGTGAAGCAGGGCAGTTAGTTAAGTTGTTATTAAATGGTGATCGCTTTTGGGTCTTGATCACCTTTTTTGTTTTAGGTTTGGGTCTTACTTTTACACCTTGCGTGTTGCCGATGATTCCAATATTGGCTGGTATTATTGCAGGGCAAGCTGGAAATATCACCGCTAGAAAAGGCTTTTTCTTATCCCTTTCGTATGTCTTGGGGATGTCCTTTTCTTACAGTATAGCGGGAGTTTTAGTCGGTATTTTTGGTGCACAGCTTAATCTTCAAGCTTTGTTTCAGGCTCCAGGTGTATTAATTAGTTTTAGTGTTTTGTTTGTTCTTTTGTCTTTGTCTATGTTTGGCTTCTATGAACTGCAGTTACCGATGTTTCTGCGTGACAGGTTGGATAGATTAAGTCAAAAAAGCGTCGGTGGTCCATATCTTGGTGTTGGTATTATGGGGGCCATTTCAGCATTAATTGTATCGCCTTGTGTCTCTGCTCCCTTGGCAGGCGCGCTAATTTATATCAGTACAACAGGAGATGCTGTTCTAGGTGGCAGTGTGTTGTTTGTAATGAGTTTAGGGATGGGCGTGCCTTTACTGTTAGTTGGCTTGGGAGGTGGGAAATATCTTCCGAAAGCCGGTATGTGGATGATGCAGGTAAAGGCGGCATTTGGCGTGATTTTGTTGGGAGTGGCCATCGCTTTAGTATCCCGTATCGTATCTGACACTATCAGTGTGTATTTATGGGCGCTGCTTTGCATTGTGTATGCTATTCATCTCTCTCCCTTTGAGTCTGGTAATAATGGTTGGGGTAAGACGCGACAAGGCTTAGCGTTAGTTTTGCTAATCTACGGTGCTGCGATATTAACCTCTGGTTTAGCGGGTAAACCTAGTTTAGACAAGCCGTTAGGGTACTTTTCCTCAGCTTCAAATGGTGTGAGTGCGGCTGAAATGAAGCCTTTATTTGATCGCATGCAAAATGTTGTTCTTGTTGAAAATGCGATGCAACAGGCTAAAGCTAATGGGAAGTTGGTTGTCTTAGATATGTATGCCGACTGGTGTACCGCTTGTTTAGAAATGGAAAAAGATGTCTTTAGTAGCAGTGATCTAAAAGTTTATTTGAATAACATTGCTTTTTTGCAGCTTGATCTCACTGAAAACACGCCTGCTCAGCAAGCATTTTTATCAAAATATGGCGTATTTGGACCACCAACTCTGTTATTCTTTTCTGCAGATGGTGATTTGATCAACGCCCGCCAAGGTGAAATGAATTTAGCTCAATTTGATAGAGTGCTGCAATCAACCTTGGCAAACTTATGA
- a CDS encoding TlpA disulfide reductase family protein, which yields MTKHPKCILLAALTGYLLLSSSLWASDLTPSSTAKAAPHQAVMLPKYQTNQKVSLQMEKGKVILVDFWASWCGPCRESFPWMTNIQAKYKGQGLKVIAINLDQEKQQALDFLKEFKPGFTVLFDTQAQLPEDFGVIGMPTSFLLDRQGKIRATHVGFHQNNINEYEAAIAELLAEKGE from the coding sequence ATGACCAAACATCCTAAATGCATTTTGCTAGCCGCTTTAACTGGTTACCTTTTGTTATCTTCATCGTTGTGGGCATCCGATTTGACACCATCTTCCACAGCAAAAGCTGCACCTCACCAAGCTGTGATGCTGCCTAAGTATCAAACAAACCAAAAAGTTTCGTTACAAATGGAAAAGGGCAAAGTGATACTCGTAGATTTCTGGGCTTCATGGTGTGGGCCATGCCGAGAATCATTCCCTTGGATGACAAATATACAGGCTAAATACAAAGGCCAAGGACTTAAAGTTATCGCCATCAATTTAGATCAAGAGAAACAACAAGCGTTAGATTTCTTAAAAGAATTTAAACCAGGCTTTACCGTATTGTTTGATACACAAGCTCAATTACCAGAAGACTTTGGGGTTATCGGTATGCCAACAAGCTTTTTGTTGGATCGACAAGGAAAAATTAGAGCTACTCACGTTGGCTTTCATCAGAACAATATAAATGAATATGAAGCCGCTATTGCTGAATTACTAGCAGAAAAAGGGGAATAA
- a CDS encoding DUF4266 domain-containing protein → MRKIIHIVGLLSLPIIVSGCSDMGVKPWERDILAQQEMNLISDPIESSLNDHIYFSKEASSGGQGFGGGGCGCN, encoded by the coding sequence ATGCGAAAAATAATCCATATAGTCGGCTTGCTCAGCTTACCCATTATTGTATCCGGATGCAGTGACATGGGCGTTAAGCCTTGGGAACGGGATATTCTTGCCCAACAGGAGATGAACCTAATTAGTGATCCTATCGAAAGCAGTTTGAATGATCACATTTATTTCAGTAAAGAAGCCAGTAGTGGTGGGCAAGGATTTGGAGGTGGTGGCTGTGGCTGTAACTAA
- a CDS encoding DUF3570 domain-containing protein, translating into MITFISVKKPVVVGKDLEVVAVAVTKKTHNNRELAQLLAAASCALIGGISPIVNAADSWDVDSAFLLYSESDGRVSAAEPVISATKNYDEETKLTFKIAADTLTGASPNGATASDHVQIFTSPSGKSSYNATTGEQPLDDTFKDTRIALSSNWTAPIDRDWAYGVGGYLSKEHDYQSLGVNGSLTRYLNQKNTTLTLGLNLSNDTVNPEGGIPTGLIQVPLNNLGSEFTQRSDAENKNLIDAVFGVTQIINRKTIMQFNYALSTSSGYLTDPYKIISVIDDNAGTNYGGNFQSSGRDLYLYEKRPDSRLKQSIYWQTKYQFDNDDILDVSYRYMFDDWGVNSHTIDAKYRFRFDNQYLEPQLRWYTQSKADFYHRYLNSSDYTNADFASADYRLGDLDTYTLGLKYGYKFADETELYTRFSLYHQESSGDKGYGKLTSQELYPGLDAAMLILGYKF; encoded by the coding sequence ATGATCACATTTATTTCAGTAAAGAAGCCAGTAGTGGTGGGCAAGGATTTGGAGGTGGTGGCTGTGGCTGTAACTAAGAAAACCCATAATAATCGTGAACTGGCTCAGCTATTAGCGGCTGCCAGCTGTGCCCTTATTGGCGGTATATCTCCTATTGTCAATGCGGCTGATAGTTGGGATGTAGATTCTGCTTTCCTGCTCTATTCAGAAAGTGACGGACGAGTCTCTGCTGCTGAACCTGTTATTAGTGCAACCAAAAACTATGATGAAGAAACAAAACTTACCTTTAAAATCGCAGCCGACACCTTAACCGGTGCCTCTCCAAATGGTGCGACAGCAAGTGATCATGTTCAAATCTTCACCAGCCCTTCAGGTAAAAGTTCTTACAATGCGACTACAGGTGAGCAACCTCTAGACGATACGTTTAAAGATACTCGTATTGCACTTTCCAGCAATTGGACTGCGCCAATAGATCGCGATTGGGCTTACGGCGTTGGTGGCTACCTTTCCAAAGAGCACGATTATCAGTCTCTTGGCGTAAATGGCAGCCTGACTCGTTATTTAAACCAAAAGAATACAACACTTACATTGGGCTTAAACTTATCTAATGATACGGTAAACCCAGAAGGCGGTATTCCCACAGGCTTGATTCAAGTACCGCTCAATAATTTAGGCAGTGAATTTACTCAGCGAAGCGACGCGGAAAATAAAAATTTAATTGATGCCGTATTCGGCGTCACTCAAATTATCAACCGAAAAACCATCATGCAATTTAATTATGCGTTAAGCACCAGCTCTGGTTACTTAACGGATCCTTATAAAATTATTTCTGTGATAGATGATAATGCAGGTACAAATTATGGCGGTAATTTTCAAAGCAGTGGCCGAGATTTATATCTATATGAAAAGCGGCCTGATTCACGCCTCAAGCAAAGCATATACTGGCAAACAAAATATCAATTTGATAACGACGATATACTCGATGTAAGTTATCGATATATGTTTGATGATTGGGGAGTTAATTCCCACACGATTGACGCTAAGTATCGCTTTCGATTTGATAACCAGTACTTAGAACCACAACTACGCTGGTACACTCAAAGCAAAGCAGACTTTTATCATAGATATTTAAATTCTAGTGATTATACAAACGCTGATTTCGCCAGTGCTGATTATCGTTTAGGAGATTTAGATACCTATACTCTAGGCTTAAAATACGGTTATAAATTTGCGGATGAAACTGAGCTTTATACTCGATTCTCCCTTTACCATCAAGAAAGCTCTGGTGATAAAGGCTATGGAAAGCTTACATCACAAGAACTTTACCCAGGCTTGGATGCAGCTATGTTAATCCTAGGATATAAGTTTTAA
- a CDS encoding FAD:protein FMN transferase translates to MKLIEKLLIDSSFNPSSHPNPSLWQESEHAYKIQFECMASNCSILIESKQLDLVKTAAKSAIIEAWRIEYKFSRYQTDNTFTKIHSNVDAIQKLDTETAQLMIFANHAYNASQGLFDITSGILRKVWKFDGSDNLPENSAVNELLTIVGWEKLGWNPNNPTELTLPSGMELDFGGIGKEYAVDKMLSICRQIFSKTTAAILINCGGDLACSGKRLNGESWKVGIESINDPTKATLIVALSSGALATSGDSRRFLMKDGIRYSHVLNPTTGWAMTDAPRSVTVGAPTCVNAGIVSTLALLKGPEAESFLASLDMDYWISN, encoded by the coding sequence ATGAAGTTAATTGAAAAGTTACTTATAGATTCATCGTTTAACCCATCTAGCCATCCAAACCCTAGCTTATGGCAAGAAAGCGAACACGCATATAAAATTCAATTTGAATGTATGGCAAGCAACTGTTCAATATTGATTGAATCTAAACAGCTCGATCTCGTTAAAACAGCAGCTAAAAGCGCCATTATTGAAGCATGGCGAATCGAATATAAATTTAGCCGCTATCAAACAGATAATACATTCACCAAAATCCATTCGAACGTTGATGCTATTCAAAAACTAGATACAGAAACTGCCCAATTAATGATTTTCGCTAATCACGCTTACAACGCGTCACAGGGGTTGTTTGACATAACATCTGGAATACTGAGAAAAGTATGGAAGTTTGATGGCAGTGACAATTTACCTGAAAATAGTGCAGTAAATGAACTATTGACTATAGTTGGTTGGGAAAAGTTAGGCTGGAACCCAAATAACCCAACAGAATTAACTTTGCCATCAGGTATGGAGTTGGATTTTGGCGGTATAGGCAAAGAGTATGCCGTCGATAAAATGCTGTCTATCTGTCGTCAAATCTTTTCAAAAACTACCGCTGCCATTCTTATAAACTGTGGTGGTGACCTTGCTTGTAGTGGCAAAAGGTTAAACGGTGAAAGCTGGAAAGTCGGGATTGAGTCGATTAACGATCCCACAAAAGCAACACTCATTGTTGCACTCTCCTCTGGTGCCCTTGCCACATCGGGAGACAGTCGCCGCTTTTTAATGAAAGATGGTATCCGTTATTCTCATGTTTTAAATCCAACGACTGGATGGGCCATGACCGACGCACCAAGAAGTGTGACCGTAGGGGCGCCTACATGCGTCAATGCAGGAATAGTATCAACTCTCGCGTTACTAAAAGGTCCAGAAGCAGAAAGCTTTCTAGCATCACTGGATATGGACTATTGGATATCTAATTGA